One window of the Halobacillus litoralis genome contains the following:
- a CDS encoding transporter substrate-binding domain-containing protein, translated as MKKYLLMITLSILTIFALAACGSSEDDGETTGDTNEDTTEGSADTEYNLVEDGKFTFAASGEFRPFSMTDASGEMTGYDIDVANAIAEELGLEPNPQKQKFASIVEGVKTERFDAAVASHTITEERQKEVDFSTPYYYSGAQIFTRPDSDVQSLEDLEGMEIAISKGSTYSKYAEEVTDNVKTYDSDVVALQSLAKGRHDAVITDFLTGKEASGEGLEIEAKEMIERSEQAIAVSKENEALLEEINAALDKLRENGTLTEISEEYFGEDITTVPE; from the coding sequence ATGAAGAAGTATTTATTAATGATCACCCTAAGTATTTTAACTATTTTTGCGCTTGCCGCTTGCGGAAGCAGCGAAGATGATGGTGAAACAACGGGAGATACTAATGAAGATACGACAGAAGGGTCAGCAGATACGGAATATAATTTAGTTGAAGATGGGAAATTTACTTTTGCTGCATCTGGAGAGTTCCGACCATTCAGTATGACAGATGCTAGCGGAGAAATGACCGGCTACGACATTGACGTTGCGAATGCAATTGCCGAAGAGCTTGGTTTAGAGCCAAATCCACAAAAACAGAAATTCGCCAGTATTGTGGAGGGCGTAAAGACTGAACGTTTCGATGCAGCAGTTGCCAGCCATACCATTACTGAAGAACGGCAGAAGGAAGTCGACTTCTCCACACCATATTACTACTCAGGAGCTCAAATCTTTACTCGTCCTGATAGTGATGTTCAATCTCTTGAGGATTTAGAGGGTATGGAAATTGCCATTTCAAAGGGTTCTACCTATAGCAAATACGCTGAGGAAGTAACCGACAATGTAAAAACATATGACAGTGATGTCGTAGCTTTGCAGTCTTTAGCTAAAGGACGTCATGATGCAGTCATCACAGACTTCCTGACAGGTAAAGAGGCTTCAGGTGAAGGTCTTGAAATCGAAGCAAAAGAAATGATTGAGCGTAGTGAGCAGGCGATAGCCGTATCTAAGGAAAACGAAGCATTACTGGAAGAAATCAATGCAGCTCTAGATAAACTTCGCGAGAATGGAACTCTTACTGAAATAAGTGAAGAATACTTCGGAGAAGATATTACGACCGTTCCTGAATGA
- the yihA gene encoding ribosome biogenesis GTP-binding protein YihA/YsxC — translation MKVNYADIVISAASKKQYPKAPIPEIALAGRSNVGKSSFINRMIQRKNLARTSSKPGKTQTLNFYIINDKFHFVDVPGYGYAKVSKKERAKWGRMMEEYFAERDQIKATALIIDIRHKPTEDDKLMYDYLKHFELPVMVIATKMDKIKKGQRHKQVKMVREVLEMEEEDTLIPFSAETGEGKDVAWRTMLSHLNM, via the coding sequence ATGAAGGTTAATTATGCAGATATCGTCATCAGTGCGGCGAGTAAAAAGCAATATCCTAAAGCACCGATTCCAGAAATCGCGCTTGCAGGAAGGTCTAATGTGGGGAAATCATCTTTCATCAATCGGATGATTCAACGTAAGAATTTGGCCAGAACCTCATCCAAACCGGGAAAGACCCAAACGCTGAACTTTTATATCATTAATGACAAGTTTCATTTTGTGGACGTCCCGGGTTATGGCTACGCCAAAGTCTCTAAAAAGGAACGGGCTAAATGGGGAAGGATGATGGAGGAGTATTTTGCAGAACGTGACCAAATCAAAGCGACTGCACTCATCATCGATATTCGTCATAAACCCACAGAAGATGATAAGTTGATGTATGATTATTTAAAACATTTCGAGCTCCCTGTCATGGTTATAGCCACCAAAATGGATAAAATCAAAAAAGGCCAACGACACAAACAGGTGAAAATGGTTCGTGAAGTATTGGAAATGGAAGAAGAGGATACCCTTATCCCATTTTCTGCTGAGACAGGAGAAGGAAAAGACGTAGCCTGGCGGACAATGCTTTCTCACCTTAACATGTAA